The following coding sequences lie in one Chelonia mydas isolate rCheMyd1 chromosome 6, rCheMyd1.pri.v2, whole genome shotgun sequence genomic window:
- the LOC102931965 gene encoding oxysterol-binding protein 1 isoform X1 encodes MSELRAAGPGPGTGPAAAPGPSAPAAGGGGGSGPGPTTPLPSPAPGGGGPGCPVGAGPGGVTAASGSASSASGSAREGWLFKWTNYIKGYQRRWFVLSNGLLSYYRSKAEMRHTCRGTINLATANITVEDSCNFIISNGGAQTYHLKASSEVERQRWVTALELAKAKAVKMLAESDESGDEESVSQTDKTELQNTLRTLSSKVEDLSTCNDLIAKHGTALQRSLSELETLKLPAESNEKIKQVNERATLFRITSNAMINACRDFLMLAQTHSKKWQKSLQYERDQRIRLEETLEQLAKQHNHLERAFRGATVLPASTPRSGGSAKDECCPGKGDLSDEDDDNEFFDAPEIITMPESMGHKRTGSNISGASSDISLDEQFKHQPEDTKKEKRTRIPNKPNYSLNLWSIMKNCIGKELSKIPMPVNFNEPLSMLQRLTEDLEYHELLDRAAKCESSLEQLCYVAAFTVSSYSTTVFRTSKPFNPLLGETFELDRLEENGYRSLCEQVSHHPPAAAHHAHSKHGWTLRQEIKITSKFRGKYISIMPLGTIHCIFHSSGNHYTWKKVTTTVHNIIVGKLWIDQSGEIEIVNHKTGDKCNLKFVPYSYFSRDVARKVTGEVTDLSGKVHFVLLGTWDEKMDCFKVLPGSGDNGAEGRQRAEESRVLLWKRNPLPKNAENMYYFSELALTLNALESGTAPTDSRLRPDQRLMENGRWDEANAEKQRLEEKQRISRKKREAEAMKATEDGTPYDPYKALWFERKKDPVTKELAHVYRGGYWESKEKQDWSSCPDIF; translated from the exons ATGTCAGAGCTGCGGGCGGCGGGGCCCGGACCCGGGACAGGCCCAGCGGCGGCGCCCGGACCCTCGGCACCGGCCGCGGGAGGCGGCGGAGGCTCCGGGCCCGGCCCGACCACCCCGCTCCCCTCGCCGGCACCGGGCGGCGGCGGCCCAGGATGCCCCGTTGGAGCGGGCCCGGGAGGGGTGACAGCCGCTTCCGGGTCGGCCAGCTCCGCTTCCGGGTCGGCCCGCGAGGGCTGGCTCTTCAAATGGACCAATTACATCAAAGGGTATCAGCGGCGCTGGTTCGTGCTGAGCAACGGGCTGCTGAGCTACTACAG ATCGAAAGCCGAGATGCGTCACACCTGTCGTGGGACCATTAACCTAGCCACAGCCAACATCACTGTGGAGGACTCCTGCAACTTCATCATCTCCAACGGTGGGGCACAGACCTACCACTTGAAGGCCAGCTCAGAGGTGGAACGGCAGCGCTGGGTCACGGCCCTGGAGCTGGCCAAGGCCAAGGCTGTCAAGATGCTGGCTGAATCAG atgaGTCGGGTGATGAAGAGTCCGTATCACAGACAGACAAGACGGAGCTGCAGAACACACTGCGCACCCTGTCCAGCAAAGTGGAGGACCTGAGCACGTGCAACGACCTGATTGCCAAGCACGGCACGGCGCTGCAGCGCTCCCTCAGCGAGCTGGAGACCCTCAAGCTGCCCGCCGAGAGCAACGAGAAGATCAAGCAGGTCAACGAGCGAGCCACACTCTTCCGCATCACCTCCAACGCCATGATCAAC GCCTGCCGAGACTTCCTGATGCTGGCACAGACGCACAGCAAGAAGTGGCAGAAGTCCCTTCAGTACGAGCGAGACCAGCGCATCCGTCTGGAGGAGACCCTGGAGCAGCTGGCCAAGCAGCACAATCATCTAGAGAGAGCCTTCCGAGGGGCCACCGTGCTGCCAGCCAGCACTCCCCGCAGCGGGGGCTCTGCTAAAG ATGAATGCTGCCCAGGGAAAGGAGACCTGAGCGACGAAGATGATGATAATGAGTTCTTTGATGCACCAGAGATCATCACCATGCCGGAGAGCATGGGCCACAA ACGCACCGGCAGCAACATCAGCGGCGCCAGCAGTGACATCAGCCTCGACGAGCAG TTCAAACATCAGCCAGAGGACACCAAAAAGGAGAAGAGAACTCGGATTCCCAACAAGCCGAACTACAGCCTCAACCTGTGGAGCATCATGAAGAACTGCATTGGGAAGGAGCTCTCCAAGATCCCCATGCCG gTGAACTTCAACGAGCCTCTGTCCATGCTGCAGCGCCTCACCGAGGACTTGGAGTACCACGAGCTGCTGGACCGAGCAGCCAAGTGCGAGAGCTCCCTGGAGCAGCTCTGCTACGTGGCCGCCTTCACAGTCTCCTCTTATTCCACCACCGTCTTCCGCACCAGCAAGCCATTCAACCCTCTCCTGGGGGAGACCTTCGAGCTGGACCGGCTGGAGGAGAACGGCTACCGCTCCCTCTGCGAGCAG GTAAGCCACCACCCTCCCGCTGCTGCCCACCATGCTCACTCCAAGCACGGCTGGACGCTTCGCCAGGAGATCAAAATCACCAGCAAATTCCGCGGCAAATACATATCCATCATGCCCCTCG GTACCATCCACTGCATCTTCCACTCCTCCGGCAATCACTACACGTGGAAGAAGGTGACCACCACAGTGCACAACATCATAGTGGGCAAGCTATGGATAGACCAG TCTGGTGAGATCGAAATCGTCAATCACAAGACAGGCGACAAGTGCAATCTCAAGTTTGTTCCTTACAGCTATTTTTCCCGGGATGTGGCCAGGAAG GTGACGGGGGAGGTGACAGACCTCTCGGGGAAAGTGCACTTTGTCCTGCTGGGCACCTGGGATGAGAAGATGGACTGCTTCAAGGTGCTGCCAGGCAGTGGGGACAACGGTGCTGAGGGGAGGCAGAGAGCCGAGGAGAGTCGGGTCCTGCTGTGGAAAAGGAACCCCCTCCC GAAGAACGCTGAGAACATGTACTACTTCTCTGAGCTGGCGCTGACACTCAACGCCCTCGAGAGCGGCACCGCCCCCACTGACAGCCGGCTGCGGCCTGACCAGAGGCTGATGGAGAACGGGCGCTGGGACGAGGCCAATGCCGAGAAGCAGCGGCTGGAGGAGAAACAGCGCATCTCCCGCAAGAAGCGCGAGGCCGAGGCTATGAAGGCCACGGAGGATG gcACTCCCTACGACCCCTACAAGGCTCTGTGGTTCGAGCGGAAGAAGGACCCTGTCACAAAGGAGTTGGCGCATGTGTACCGGGGAGGATACTGGGAGAGCAAAGAGAAGCAGGACTGGAGCTCGTGTCCGGACATTTTCTGA
- the LOC102931965 gene encoding oxysterol-binding protein 1 isoform X2 has protein sequence MSELRAAAPGPSAPAAGGGGGSGPGPTTPLPSPAPGGGGPGCPVGAGPGGVTAASGSASSASGSAREGWLFKWTNYIKGYQRRWFVLSNGLLSYYRSKAEMRHTCRGTINLATANITVEDSCNFIISNGGAQTYHLKASSEVERQRWVTALELAKAKAVKMLAESDESGDEESVSQTDKTELQNTLRTLSSKVEDLSTCNDLIAKHGTALQRSLSELETLKLPAESNEKIKQVNERATLFRITSNAMINACRDFLMLAQTHSKKWQKSLQYERDQRIRLEETLEQLAKQHNHLERAFRGATVLPASTPRSGGSAKDECCPGKGDLSDEDDDNEFFDAPEIITMPESMGHKRTGSNISGASSDISLDEQFKHQPEDTKKEKRTRIPNKPNYSLNLWSIMKNCIGKELSKIPMPVNFNEPLSMLQRLTEDLEYHELLDRAAKCESSLEQLCYVAAFTVSSYSTTVFRTSKPFNPLLGETFELDRLEENGYRSLCEQVSHHPPAAAHHAHSKHGWTLRQEIKITSKFRGKYISIMPLGTIHCIFHSSGNHYTWKKVTTTVHNIIVGKLWIDQSGEIEIVNHKTGDKCNLKFVPYSYFSRDVARKVTGEVTDLSGKVHFVLLGTWDEKMDCFKVLPGSGDNGAEGRQRAEESRVLLWKRNPLPKNAENMYYFSELALTLNALESGTAPTDSRLRPDQRLMENGRWDEANAEKQRLEEKQRISRKKREAEAMKATEDGTPYDPYKALWFERKKDPVTKELAHVYRGGYWESKEKQDWSSCPDIF, from the exons ATGTCAGAGCTGCGG GCGGCGGCGCCCGGACCCTCGGCACCGGCCGCGGGAGGCGGCGGAGGCTCCGGGCCCGGCCCGACCACCCCGCTCCCCTCGCCGGCACCGGGCGGCGGCGGCCCAGGATGCCCCGTTGGAGCGGGCCCGGGAGGGGTGACAGCCGCTTCCGGGTCGGCCAGCTCCGCTTCCGGGTCGGCCCGCGAGGGCTGGCTCTTCAAATGGACCAATTACATCAAAGGGTATCAGCGGCGCTGGTTCGTGCTGAGCAACGGGCTGCTGAGCTACTACAG ATCGAAAGCCGAGATGCGTCACACCTGTCGTGGGACCATTAACCTAGCCACAGCCAACATCACTGTGGAGGACTCCTGCAACTTCATCATCTCCAACGGTGGGGCACAGACCTACCACTTGAAGGCCAGCTCAGAGGTGGAACGGCAGCGCTGGGTCACGGCCCTGGAGCTGGCCAAGGCCAAGGCTGTCAAGATGCTGGCTGAATCAG atgaGTCGGGTGATGAAGAGTCCGTATCACAGACAGACAAGACGGAGCTGCAGAACACACTGCGCACCCTGTCCAGCAAAGTGGAGGACCTGAGCACGTGCAACGACCTGATTGCCAAGCACGGCACGGCGCTGCAGCGCTCCCTCAGCGAGCTGGAGACCCTCAAGCTGCCCGCCGAGAGCAACGAGAAGATCAAGCAGGTCAACGAGCGAGCCACACTCTTCCGCATCACCTCCAACGCCATGATCAAC GCCTGCCGAGACTTCCTGATGCTGGCACAGACGCACAGCAAGAAGTGGCAGAAGTCCCTTCAGTACGAGCGAGACCAGCGCATCCGTCTGGAGGAGACCCTGGAGCAGCTGGCCAAGCAGCACAATCATCTAGAGAGAGCCTTCCGAGGGGCCACCGTGCTGCCAGCCAGCACTCCCCGCAGCGGGGGCTCTGCTAAAG ATGAATGCTGCCCAGGGAAAGGAGACCTGAGCGACGAAGATGATGATAATGAGTTCTTTGATGCACCAGAGATCATCACCATGCCGGAGAGCATGGGCCACAA ACGCACCGGCAGCAACATCAGCGGCGCCAGCAGTGACATCAGCCTCGACGAGCAG TTCAAACATCAGCCAGAGGACACCAAAAAGGAGAAGAGAACTCGGATTCCCAACAAGCCGAACTACAGCCTCAACCTGTGGAGCATCATGAAGAACTGCATTGGGAAGGAGCTCTCCAAGATCCCCATGCCG gTGAACTTCAACGAGCCTCTGTCCATGCTGCAGCGCCTCACCGAGGACTTGGAGTACCACGAGCTGCTGGACCGAGCAGCCAAGTGCGAGAGCTCCCTGGAGCAGCTCTGCTACGTGGCCGCCTTCACAGTCTCCTCTTATTCCACCACCGTCTTCCGCACCAGCAAGCCATTCAACCCTCTCCTGGGGGAGACCTTCGAGCTGGACCGGCTGGAGGAGAACGGCTACCGCTCCCTCTGCGAGCAG GTAAGCCACCACCCTCCCGCTGCTGCCCACCATGCTCACTCCAAGCACGGCTGGACGCTTCGCCAGGAGATCAAAATCACCAGCAAATTCCGCGGCAAATACATATCCATCATGCCCCTCG GTACCATCCACTGCATCTTCCACTCCTCCGGCAATCACTACACGTGGAAGAAGGTGACCACCACAGTGCACAACATCATAGTGGGCAAGCTATGGATAGACCAG TCTGGTGAGATCGAAATCGTCAATCACAAGACAGGCGACAAGTGCAATCTCAAGTTTGTTCCTTACAGCTATTTTTCCCGGGATGTGGCCAGGAAG GTGACGGGGGAGGTGACAGACCTCTCGGGGAAAGTGCACTTTGTCCTGCTGGGCACCTGGGATGAGAAGATGGACTGCTTCAAGGTGCTGCCAGGCAGTGGGGACAACGGTGCTGAGGGGAGGCAGAGAGCCGAGGAGAGTCGGGTCCTGCTGTGGAAAAGGAACCCCCTCCC GAAGAACGCTGAGAACATGTACTACTTCTCTGAGCTGGCGCTGACACTCAACGCCCTCGAGAGCGGCACCGCCCCCACTGACAGCCGGCTGCGGCCTGACCAGAGGCTGATGGAGAACGGGCGCTGGGACGAGGCCAATGCCGAGAAGCAGCGGCTGGAGGAGAAACAGCGCATCTCCCGCAAGAAGCGCGAGGCCGAGGCTATGAAGGCCACGGAGGATG gcACTCCCTACGACCCCTACAAGGCTCTGTGGTTCGAGCGGAAGAAGGACCCTGTCACAAAGGAGTTGGCGCATGTGTACCGGGGAGGATACTGGGAGAGCAAAGAGAAGCAGGACTGGAGCTCGTGTCCGGACATTTTCTGA
- the LOC102931965 gene encoding oxysterol-binding protein 1 isoform X3, with the protein MRHTCRGTINLATANITVEDSCNFIISNGGAQTYHLKASSEVERQRWVTALELAKAKAVKMLAESDESGDEESVSQTDKTELQNTLRTLSSKVEDLSTCNDLIAKHGTALQRSLSELETLKLPAESNEKIKQVNERATLFRITSNAMINACRDFLMLAQTHSKKWQKSLQYERDQRIRLEETLEQLAKQHNHLERAFRGATVLPASTPRSGGSAKDECCPGKGDLSDEDDDNEFFDAPEIITMPESMGHKRTGSNISGASSDISLDEQFKHQPEDTKKEKRTRIPNKPNYSLNLWSIMKNCIGKELSKIPMPVNFNEPLSMLQRLTEDLEYHELLDRAAKCESSLEQLCYVAAFTVSSYSTTVFRTSKPFNPLLGETFELDRLEENGYRSLCEQVSHHPPAAAHHAHSKHGWTLRQEIKITSKFRGKYISIMPLGTIHCIFHSSGNHYTWKKVTTTVHNIIVGKLWIDQSGEIEIVNHKTGDKCNLKFVPYSYFSRDVARKVTGEVTDLSGKVHFVLLGTWDEKMDCFKVLPGSGDNGAEGRQRAEESRVLLWKRNPLPKNAENMYYFSELALTLNALESGTAPTDSRLRPDQRLMENGRWDEANAEKQRLEEKQRISRKKREAEAMKATEDGTPYDPYKALWFERKKDPVTKELAHVYRGGYWESKEKQDWSSCPDIF; encoded by the exons ATGCGTCACACCTGTCGTGGGACCATTAACCTAGCCACAGCCAACATCACTGTGGAGGACTCCTGCAACTTCATCATCTCCAACGGTGGGGCACAGACCTACCACTTGAAGGCCAGCTCAGAGGTGGAACGGCAGCGCTGGGTCACGGCCCTGGAGCTGGCCAAGGCCAAGGCTGTCAAGATGCTGGCTGAATCAG atgaGTCGGGTGATGAAGAGTCCGTATCACAGACAGACAAGACGGAGCTGCAGAACACACTGCGCACCCTGTCCAGCAAAGTGGAGGACCTGAGCACGTGCAACGACCTGATTGCCAAGCACGGCACGGCGCTGCAGCGCTCCCTCAGCGAGCTGGAGACCCTCAAGCTGCCCGCCGAGAGCAACGAGAAGATCAAGCAGGTCAACGAGCGAGCCACACTCTTCCGCATCACCTCCAACGCCATGATCAAC GCCTGCCGAGACTTCCTGATGCTGGCACAGACGCACAGCAAGAAGTGGCAGAAGTCCCTTCAGTACGAGCGAGACCAGCGCATCCGTCTGGAGGAGACCCTGGAGCAGCTGGCCAAGCAGCACAATCATCTAGAGAGAGCCTTCCGAGGGGCCACCGTGCTGCCAGCCAGCACTCCCCGCAGCGGGGGCTCTGCTAAAG ATGAATGCTGCCCAGGGAAAGGAGACCTGAGCGACGAAGATGATGATAATGAGTTCTTTGATGCACCAGAGATCATCACCATGCCGGAGAGCATGGGCCACAA ACGCACCGGCAGCAACATCAGCGGCGCCAGCAGTGACATCAGCCTCGACGAGCAG TTCAAACATCAGCCAGAGGACACCAAAAAGGAGAAGAGAACTCGGATTCCCAACAAGCCGAACTACAGCCTCAACCTGTGGAGCATCATGAAGAACTGCATTGGGAAGGAGCTCTCCAAGATCCCCATGCCG gTGAACTTCAACGAGCCTCTGTCCATGCTGCAGCGCCTCACCGAGGACTTGGAGTACCACGAGCTGCTGGACCGAGCAGCCAAGTGCGAGAGCTCCCTGGAGCAGCTCTGCTACGTGGCCGCCTTCACAGTCTCCTCTTATTCCACCACCGTCTTCCGCACCAGCAAGCCATTCAACCCTCTCCTGGGGGAGACCTTCGAGCTGGACCGGCTGGAGGAGAACGGCTACCGCTCCCTCTGCGAGCAG GTAAGCCACCACCCTCCCGCTGCTGCCCACCATGCTCACTCCAAGCACGGCTGGACGCTTCGCCAGGAGATCAAAATCACCAGCAAATTCCGCGGCAAATACATATCCATCATGCCCCTCG GTACCATCCACTGCATCTTCCACTCCTCCGGCAATCACTACACGTGGAAGAAGGTGACCACCACAGTGCACAACATCATAGTGGGCAAGCTATGGATAGACCAG TCTGGTGAGATCGAAATCGTCAATCACAAGACAGGCGACAAGTGCAATCTCAAGTTTGTTCCTTACAGCTATTTTTCCCGGGATGTGGCCAGGAAG GTGACGGGGGAGGTGACAGACCTCTCGGGGAAAGTGCACTTTGTCCTGCTGGGCACCTGGGATGAGAAGATGGACTGCTTCAAGGTGCTGCCAGGCAGTGGGGACAACGGTGCTGAGGGGAGGCAGAGAGCCGAGGAGAGTCGGGTCCTGCTGTGGAAAAGGAACCCCCTCCC GAAGAACGCTGAGAACATGTACTACTTCTCTGAGCTGGCGCTGACACTCAACGCCCTCGAGAGCGGCACCGCCCCCACTGACAGCCGGCTGCGGCCTGACCAGAGGCTGATGGAGAACGGGCGCTGGGACGAGGCCAATGCCGAGAAGCAGCGGCTGGAGGAGAAACAGCGCATCTCCCGCAAGAAGCGCGAGGCCGAGGCTATGAAGGCCACGGAGGATG gcACTCCCTACGACCCCTACAAGGCTCTGTGGTTCGAGCGGAAGAAGGACCCTGTCACAAAGGAGTTGGCGCATGTGTACCGGGGAGGATACTGGGAGAGCAAAGAGAAGCAGGACTGGAGCTCGTGTCCGGACATTTTCTGA